In a genomic window of Chryseobacterium sp. G0162:
- a CDS encoding acyltransferase family protein, with translation MKNEIKSLTGLRGIVALWVTFFHFSHFKTDLIQTVVKKGYVAVDIFFVLSAFLLAISYADKFKTLNFSAVQKFYKKRVNRIYPVYIVSVIFIALFLIETSKTKFLVNAALLQCFFNPNYSLGTVYWSLSTEWICYLIFPFLLFFIVRYKIRSEILIISGLVLRVILPYLPDQLYLGSDMRMQMIKSSDYLDITYGLNSLVRTVSSYLLGIGAAFLAGTGLRKKIVIYIVLILSLLLLYTEKGLFFIPLLSAIMIKQLYDGEDNMIKRFLGSGVVYFLGNISYSLYIIHYIVLRERLVFLSSELLNSFLLIGLSIVLSYFSYILIERKVKIFKV, from the coding sequence ATGAAAAATGAAATAAAGTCCTTAACCGGGTTAAGGGGAATTGTAGCATTATGGGTCACTTTTTTTCATTTTAGTCATTTTAAGACGGATCTTATTCAGACTGTTGTTAAGAAAGGCTATGTTGCGGTAGATATCTTTTTTGTCTTAAGCGCATTTTTACTGGCAATTTCTTATGCTGATAAATTTAAAACCTTAAATTTTAGCGCGGTACAGAAGTTTTATAAGAAAAGAGTAAACAGGATTTATCCGGTCTATATTGTATCTGTTATTTTTATTGCTCTATTTCTGATTGAAACTTCAAAAACCAAATTTTTAGTTAATGCCGCTTTATTACAGTGTTTTTTTAATCCCAATTATTCATTAGGTACGGTCTATTGGTCATTAAGCACAGAATGGATTTGTTATCTGATATTTCCTTTTCTGCTTTTCTTCATCGTTCGGTATAAAATACGCAGTGAAATATTGATTATTTCAGGCTTGGTTTTAAGAGTGATTCTCCCATATCTTCCTGATCAACTATATTTAGGCTCAGACATGCGGATGCAGATGATTAAATCTTCAGACTATCTTGATATTACTTATGGTTTAAATTCTTTGGTACGAACAGTATCATCTTACCTGTTGGGAATAGGGGCTGCTTTTTTAGCAGGTACCGGATTGCGAAAAAAAATAGTTATTTATATTGTATTAATTCTTTCTCTGTTATTACTATACACAGAAAAAGGACTCTTCTTTATCCCATTATTATCAGCAATTATGATTAAACAGTTATATGATGGTGAAGATAATATGATCAAAAGGTTTTTAGGAAGTGGGGTGGTATATTTTCTGGGGAATATTTCTTATTCACTGTATATTATTCATTATATCGTCCTGAGAGAGAGATTGGTATTTCTTTCCTCTGAGCTTCTGAATAGCTTTCTATTGATAGGTTTATCTATTGTTTTATCTTATTTTTCTTATATTTTAATTGAAAGAAAAGTGAAGATATTTAAAGTCTGA
- a CDS encoding uracil-DNA glycosylase, producing the protein MTWTEILAPIKSTEYFTTLWGKVKNEYATTKVFPPKNQIFRALELTPFEDVEVVIIGQDPYHNDYQANGLCFSVSEQVTAPPSLKNIFIELKDDLGVIRTSKELDDWGKQGVLLLNATLTVRAHTPNSHKDLGWEQFTNFIIKEISDKKENVVFVLWGAFAQKKAELIDPAKHFILKSAHPSPFSVYRGFFGSKPFSKINEYLVSKGKKPISW; encoded by the coding sequence ATGACCTGGACAGAAATTTTAGCCCCGATAAAAAGCACTGAATACTTTACAACCCTTTGGGGAAAAGTAAAGAACGAATATGCAACCACCAAAGTTTTTCCTCCTAAAAATCAAATTTTCAGAGCGTTGGAACTGACCCCGTTTGAGGATGTTGAGGTAGTGATTATTGGTCAGGATCCTTATCATAACGATTATCAGGCTAATGGGTTGTGTTTTTCTGTTTCTGAGCAGGTTACAGCGCCGCCATCCCTTAAAAATATTTTTATCGAACTAAAAGATGATCTTGGAGTGATAAGGACTTCCAAAGAATTAGATGACTGGGGGAAACAGGGGGTTCTTTTGCTAAATGCAACATTAACGGTACGGGCACATACCCCAAATTCTCATAAAGATCTTGGTTGGGAACAATTTACCAACTTTATCATCAAGGAAATTTCAGATAAAAAAGAAAATGTAGTCTTCGTATTATGGGGTGCTTTTGCACAGAAAAAAGCCGAACTCATTGATCCGGCTAAGCATTTTATATTGAAATCGGCACATCCGTCACCGTTTTCTGTTTATAGAGGATTCTTCGGAAGCAAGCCTTTCTCAAAAATTAATGAATATCTTGTTTCCAAAGGGAAAAAACCTATTTCGTGGTAG
- a CDS encoding DUF456 domain-containing protein has protein sequence MDTTVINILCLVLLFVGILGTFLPVLPGLLLSICGLLIYKFGTDADLPMLYVWAFGILTAASVVLSYVIPARTNRKYGGTRWGSIGSVIGTIVGIFIPIPLGFLVGMFAGVFIGEMLHDSKDMNKALQSTKGALIGFIYGTGFSFVVGVAMFLVVLLNMFDII, from the coding sequence ATGGATACAACTGTCATTAATATTCTCTGTCTTGTTTTATTGTTTGTCGGAATATTGGGAACATTTCTCCCTGTTTTACCAGGACTTTTATTAAGTATTTGCGGTTTACTGATCTACAAATTCGGGACAGATGCTGATCTTCCCATGCTCTATGTTTGGGCTTTCGGAATCCTCACAGCTGCCTCTGTGGTTTTAAGCTATGTGATTCCCGCAAGAACCAACAGAAAATATGGCGGGACACGTTGGGGAAGCATTGGTTCTGTAATAGGAACTATTGTGGGAATATTCATTCCGATTCCGTTAGGCTTTCTGGTTGGAATGTTTGCAGGCGTATTTATTGGTGAAATGCTTCATGACAGCAAGGATATGAACAAAGCTTTACAATCTACTAAAGGGGCTTTAATCGGTTTTATCTACGGCACCGGCTTTAGTTTCGTAGTAGGTGTGGCAATGTTTTTGGTAGTACTTCTTAATATGTTTGATATTATTTAA
- a CDS encoding mechanosensitive ion channel family protein produces MKDDLQDTKNYLQEISEQLYIYITQISPSGLDWIIHIIVKLALLCAVFLIVDFVFKFVINFIFRLFHNEEKFPVLKSIYQSKITNSVAHFAALTIVGGIQGSIFPEGALPKTTIFIIRCVNLGLVMILAGMLYRSLTALRNYFSIKQDFYKIMALNAISETVKILGLFVFTVVGICVVFGIKGTTIVGSLGAITAVLVLVFRDTILGFVTGIHVATSKNMKVGDWISIPKYSIEGNITEISLLTTKITNFDKTVSTIPTYDFLTTEIKNMQIMSESNNRRIKKSIYFNINSFKFLTDEDIERLKEINLIADYLEQKRVEIRREKESLSNNDKTINGRQLTNIGVFRYYAQRYIENDPDIEKNATRMVRQLEITPQGLPLEVYCFANDSKWEHFEQIQADIFDHLLVASKEFELQVMQVSIKV; encoded by the coding sequence ATGAAAGATGACCTACAGGATACCAAGAACTATTTGCAGGAAATAAGCGAACAGTTATACATTTATATCACCCAGATCTCACCCTCCGGGTTAGATTGGATTATTCATATCATTGTAAAGCTGGCGCTGCTTTGTGCGGTATTCTTAATTGTAGACTTTGTTTTTAAATTTGTTATCAATTTTATTTTCCGCCTTTTTCACAACGAAGAAAAATTTCCGGTCCTTAAATCCATCTATCAATCCAAAATTACCAATTCGGTCGCTCATTTTGCCGCGCTGACTATTGTTGGTGGAATCCAAGGTTCTATTTTCCCAGAAGGAGCATTGCCCAAAACAACAATTTTCATCATACGATGTGTTAATCTGGGATTAGTAATGATTCTTGCAGGCATGCTGTACAGGTCATTAACAGCATTGAGAAATTACTTTTCTATCAAGCAGGATTTCTATAAAATTATGGCATTAAATGCCATTTCAGAAACCGTAAAAATCCTTGGACTCTTTGTGTTTACGGTTGTAGGTATTTGTGTGGTCTTCGGGATCAAAGGAACAACCATTGTAGGAAGTTTGGGAGCTATTACAGCTGTTTTGGTACTCGTTTTCAGGGATACGATCTTAGGGTTTGTAACGGGGATTCACGTAGCGACTTCCAAGAATATGAAAGTGGGAGACTGGATCAGCATTCCCAAATACAGTATAGAAGGCAATATTACAGAGATCAGCCTTCTGACTACAAAAATTACCAATTTTGACAAAACGGTTTCTACCATTCCTACTTATGATTTCCTGACTACGGAGATCAAAAACATGCAGATCATGTCCGAATCCAATAACAGGAGAATTAAGAAATCTATTTATTTTAATATCAATTCCTTTAAGTTTCTTACGGATGAGGATATTGAGCGGTTAAAAGAAATTAATCTTATTGCAGATTATCTTGAACAAAAAAGAGTGGAAATCAGGAGAGAAAAGGAGAGCCTGAGCAATAATGACAAGACTATTAACGGAAGGCAGCTTACCAATATTGGAGTTTTCAGATATTATGCACAGAGATATATAGAAAATGATCCAGATATAGAAAAAAATGCAACAAGAATGGTTCGTCAGCTGGAAATTACTCCGCAAGGTCTTCCGCTTGAAGTGTATTGTTTTGCGAATGATTCCAAATGGGAACATTTCGAGCAGATCCAGGCTGATATTTTCGATCATTTACTCGTGGCCTCCAAAGAGTTTGAACTTCAGGTAATGCAGGTAAGTATTAAAGTATAA
- a CDS encoding pyridoxine 5'-phosphate synthase, whose amino-acid sequence MTKLSVNINKIATLRNARGGETPSVTEAAIKIQEFGGQGITIHPRPDERHITRKDVYDLKPLVTTEFNIEGNPHQSFIDMVLDVKPEQVTLVPDADDAITSNAGWDTKRHLDYLTEIIAEFKNAGIRTSIFLDPLPELVEYAAKTGADRIELYTEAYAKNYLSNKEQAIKPYYDTAVVANEFGLGINAGHDLSLENLKYFADTIPNLLEVSIGHALVSEALYMGLENTVQSYLKRLATW is encoded by the coding sequence ATGACAAAACTAAGCGTAAACATCAATAAGATTGCGACATTAAGAAATGCAAGAGGAGGTGAAACACCAAGTGTGACAGAGGCTGCTATAAAAATTCAGGAATTCGGAGGTCAGGGAATTACGATTCACCCAAGACCGGATGAAAGGCACATTACAAGAAAAGATGTCTATGATTTGAAACCATTGGTGACGACTGAGTTTAATATCGAAGGAAATCCACATCAGTCTTTTATTGATATGGTATTGGATGTGAAGCCTGAACAAGTAACTCTGGTTCCGGATGCCGATGATGCCATTACTTCCAATGCAGGTTGGGATACTAAAAGACACCTTGATTATCTTACTGAGATTATTGCAGAATTTAAGAATGCAGGCATCCGTACCTCTATCTTTCTTGATCCTTTACCTGAGCTGGTAGAGTATGCTGCAAAGACTGGAGCAGACAGAATCGAACTCTATACAGAAGCCTATGCAAAAAACTATCTGTCTAATAAAGAACAGGCGATCAAACCTTATTATGATACTGCCGTTGTAGCCAATGAATTCGGTTTGGGGATCAATGCCGGTCACGATCTAAGCTTAGAGAATCTGAAATATTTTGCAGATACTATTCCTAACTTATTAGAAGTATCCATCGGACATGCTTTGGTTTCTGAAGCATTATATATGGGCTTGGAAAATACAGTTCAGTCTTATTTGAAGAGATTGGCAACATGGTAA
- a CDS encoding alpha/beta fold hydrolase → MEILNSKIFGEGSSATPLLVFHGLFGMLDNWGSFGKDLGEYLPVHLIDLRNHGRSFHSDDMSHDDLADDIVRYMEHYGIQKAHVLGHSLGGKAVMQFAIKYPGKVEKLIVVDISPKAYPPHHQGIIKALETVDFNTVGSRNDVEAVLNQYIPEKSTIQFLTKNLYWDDNKKLNWRFNLKTLSEKYNEFVSNAVKFGVFEGEALFIAGEKSNYILPQDEYGIKQQFPKAKIITIKNAGHWVQAENPVDFAIVVKQFLGLN, encoded by the coding sequence ATGGAAATCTTAAACTCAAAAATATTTGGCGAAGGTTCTAGCGCTACGCCGCTTTTAGTATTCCACGGGCTATTTGGAATGCTTGATAACTGGGGAAGTTTCGGGAAAGACCTTGGAGAATATCTTCCCGTACATCTTATTGATCTCAGAAACCACGGAAGAAGTTTTCATTCCGATGATATGTCCCATGATGATTTGGCGGATGACATAGTTCGTTATATGGAACATTATGGCATTCAGAAGGCTCATGTTTTAGGCCATTCTTTAGGCGGGAAAGCAGTGATGCAGTTTGCTATAAAGTATCCCGGAAAAGTAGAGAAGCTGATCGTTGTAGATATTTCACCAAAAGCTTATCCACCCCATCATCAGGGAATCATCAAAGCTCTGGAAACGGTAGACTTTAATACGGTAGGTTCAAGAAATGATGTAGAGGCTGTGTTGAATCAGTATATTCCTGAAAAATCAACAATACAGTTTTTAACAAAGAATCTATACTGGGATGATAATAAAAAGCTGAACTGGAGATTCAATCTTAAAACCCTGTCTGAAAAGTATAATGAATTCGTATCCAATGCTGTTAAATTCGGTGTTTTTGAAGGAGAAGCTTTATTTATAGCAGGAGAGAAGTCTAACTATATTCTTCCACAGGATGAATATGGAATCAAACAGCAATTTCCAAAAGCGAAGATTATAACCATTAAGAATGCAGGGCATTGGGTTCAGGCTGAAAACCCTGTTGATTTTGCTATAGTTGTTAAGCAATTTCTTGGTTTGAATTAA
- a CDS encoding microviridin/marinostatin family tricyclic proteinase inhibitor yields the protein MENKNSKKKPFFASFLEKQLKDPETVKGGTNITIPERDVITKPIIDDVTSKLNDMEHTMKYPSDGDDDAAQL from the coding sequence ATGGAAAACAAAAACTCAAAAAAGAAACCGTTTTTCGCGTCATTTCTTGAAAAACAACTTAAAGATCCGGAAACAGTAAAAGGAGGAACGAATATCACAATTCCAGAAAGGGATGTTATTACGAAGCCGATTATCGATGATGTAACTTCTAAGTTAAACGATATGGAGCATACTATGAAATATCCTTCTGATGGTGATGATGATGCCGCTCAGCTATAA
- a CDS encoding MvdC/MvdD family ATP grasp protein, translating to MILCITHSQDFYTIDRFFQHLSSKNIPYFRLNSDQLNHFQKISINENSFEIADEDGNSIHSDDITGVWHRKAWQISVPEELDQEYEKIFRNEYASLRYNLFTQLEHLPWINPYENEKKIDGNKMLQLKIAQRNNLTTPPTLFSNDEEKVKAFFDQHCSGKAIAKLHGVTRKTMSGENLVSTMVIERDTLENLSDIIYCPMIFQPYIDKEYELRIMYVDGAFFTGKINNSENADWRVSHEGYFWTVYELPDEIKTNLISMMKEMGLYTGAIDMIRGKDGKYYFLEVNPQGEWGMLEKELRFPIAERIADNLIKRINIHE from the coding sequence ATGATTCTCTGTATTACCCACTCACAGGATTTCTATACTATTGATCGTTTCTTTCAACACCTTTCATCTAAAAATATTCCATATTTCAGGCTGAATTCTGACCAATTGAACCATTTTCAGAAGATCAGCATCAATGAGAATTCATTTGAGATAGCGGATGAGGATGGGAACTCTATTCATTCTGATGATATTACAGGAGTATGGCATAGAAAAGCATGGCAGATCAGCGTTCCGGAAGAACTGGATCAGGAATATGAAAAAATCTTTCGAAATGAATATGCAAGTCTCCGTTACAATCTGTTTACCCAACTGGAGCATCTTCCATGGATCAATCCTTACGAGAATGAAAAGAAAATAGACGGGAATAAAATGCTTCAGCTAAAAATAGCTCAGCGAAATAACTTAACCACTCCACCAACCCTTTTTTCTAATGATGAAGAAAAAGTAAAAGCTTTTTTTGACCAGCATTGTTCAGGAAAAGCAATTGCTAAACTTCATGGTGTAACCCGCAAAACAATGAGTGGTGAAAATTTGGTCTCCACAATGGTGATTGAACGGGATACATTGGAGAACCTTTCAGATATTATCTATTGTCCTATGATTTTCCAGCCCTATATTGATAAAGAATATGAATTGAGGATTATGTATGTAGATGGAGCGTTTTTTACAGGAAAGATCAATAACAGTGAAAATGCAGATTGGAGAGTAAGTCACGAAGGCTATTTTTGGACCGTATATGAATTGCCTGATGAGATCAAAACAAATCTGATTTCGATGATGAAGGAAATGGGATTGTATACAGGCGCTATTGACATGATCCGGGGAAAAGATGGAAAATATTATTTCCTCGAAGTTAATCCACAGGGAGAGTGGGGAATGCTTGAAAAAGAACTAAGGTTTCCCATAGCAGAAAGAATTGCTGATAATCTTATTAAAAGAATTAATATCCATGAATAA
- a CDS encoding MvdD family ATP-grasp ribosomal peptide maturase, which translates to MNKILIITHTADNFSIEKVTEYIKENDCEVIRFDVDLYPLHNKLSTVFQDGAWVTFLETSEKKYRLNDISAVWYRRAYNIGKGLKEEMDPKFYSAAMGEIRNTLFGFFESIDVYALGKPSVYRRLDSKEEQLKIAQKIGLTIPETCLTNNPEEAKQFILKHQNVVAKMQTGFAIYENGVENVVFTNIVSEDKLEELDSLLYCPMQFQKMIQKKKELRVTIVGRDVYAFEVDSQQFEDAKVDWRKDGVNLLDKWTQTELPTDVKEKLLDLLDIYNVDYGAIDIIVSPEDEYYFIEINAAGEFFWLDNLTEANLISKSIADVLCDKAPRRDNVVMV; encoded by the coding sequence ATGAATAAAATCTTAATTATAACACATACTGCAGATAATTTTTCCATTGAAAAAGTAACGGAATATATCAAAGAAAACGATTGCGAGGTTATTCGCTTTGATGTTGACCTATATCCTTTACATAATAAACTGTCCACTGTTTTTCAGGACGGAGCATGGGTGACATTTCTTGAAACCTCTGAAAAAAAATACCGTTTGAATGATATTTCAGCAGTCTGGTACCGCCGGGCTTACAATATAGGAAAAGGACTAAAGGAGGAAATGGATCCTAAGTTTTATAGTGCAGCAATGGGAGAGATCCGCAATACATTATTCGGATTCTTTGAATCTATTGATGTGTATGCATTAGGAAAACCAAGTGTTTATAGAAGGTTGGACAGTAAGGAAGAACAATTGAAAATCGCTCAGAAAATCGGACTTACCATTCCGGAAACCTGTCTGACGAATAATCCTGAAGAAGCCAAACAGTTTATTCTGAAGCATCAGAATGTAGTAGCCAAAATGCAAACAGGCTTTGCCATCTATGAAAACGGAGTGGAAAATGTGGTCTTCACTAATATTGTGAGTGAAGATAAACTTGAAGAACTGGATTCACTGCTATACTGTCCAATGCAGTTCCAGAAAATGATCCAGAAGAAAAAAGAACTTCGGGTTACCATTGTAGGAAGAGATGTGTATGCTTTTGAAGTGGATTCTCAGCAGTTTGAAGATGCTAAAGTGGACTGGAGAAAAGATGGAGTTAATCTGCTGGATAAATGGACACAGACGGAACTTCCCACTGATGTTAAAGAAAAGCTTCTGGATCTTCTTGATATTTACAATGTAGACTATGGAGCAATAGATATTATCGTTTCTCCTGAAGATGAATATTATTTCATCGAAATCAATGCTGCGGGAGAATTTTTCTGGCTGGATAATCTTACCGAAGCAAATCTTATCTCTAAAAGTATTGCAGATGTTCTTTGTGACAAAGCTCCAAGAAGAGATAATGTGGTAATGGTATAA
- a CDS encoding NAD-dependent epimerase/dehydratase family protein, whose protein sequence is MVFVTGATGILGRIIVLELLKRGKNVRASKRSGSNLNEVRHSYSFYTENPDDFFNKIEWINVDFDDIDSLKDALKGVDEVYHCAAKVSFHPKDEKEMYHTNIKGTENLLYACEGSDVKKFLHVSSVAVLDNYNEKGELDEESDFNPKLEHSAYAISKHLSEMEAWRASAEGLNVVIINPGMIVGSGNWTQSSGELFSTFEDNSFTFAGGSAYVDVRDVAKTAVELMENNIFGERFIIVSENNRYADLAKQIRTRLGLKEARILTRSQLNIGKLANTLFGWLIPKLRMATESNIEAISSFNTISNHKVREKLNYKFIPIQESIDFHLNNYINDKKLKK, encoded by the coding sequence ATGGTTTTTGTAACGGGTGCAACCGGAATTCTAGGAAGAATAATAGTGCTTGAACTTCTTAAGAGAGGTAAAAACGTACGGGCTTCCAAAAGATCGGGCAGCAATTTAAACGAAGTAAGGCATTCATACAGCTTTTATACGGAAAATCCTGATGATTTTTTTAATAAAATCGAATGGATCAATGTGGATTTTGATGATATTGATTCCTTAAAAGATGCCTTGAAAGGGGTAGATGAGGTCTATCACTGTGCCGCAAAAGTAAGCTTTCATCCCAAAGATGAAAAAGAAATGTATCATACCAATATTAAAGGTACCGAAAACTTATTGTATGCCTGCGAAGGATCTGATGTTAAAAAATTTCTGCATGTAAGCTCTGTAGCTGTTTTAGATAACTATAATGAAAAAGGAGAGTTGGACGAAGAATCTGATTTTAATCCGAAACTGGAGCACTCTGCTTATGCTATTTCCAAGCATTTATCCGAAATGGAAGCCTGGAGAGCGTCTGCTGAAGGTTTAAATGTAGTCATCATCAATCCGGGAATGATCGTAGGAAGCGGAAACTGGACCCAAAGCAGCGGTGAACTGTTTTCAACCTTTGAAGACAATAGCTTTACTTTTGCAGGAGGATCTGCTTATGTAGATGTGAGAGATGTTGCTAAAACAGCCGTTGAACTCATGGAAAACAATATTTTTGGAGAACGTTTTATCATCGTTTCCGAAAACAACAGATATGCCGATTTGGCAAAACAGATCAGAACCCGATTAGGTCTTAAAGAGGCAAGAATTCTTACAAGATCTCAATTAAATATAGGCAAATTAGCCAATACCCTCTTCGGATGGCTGATTCCCAAATTGAGAATGGCTACAGAATCAAATATTGAAGCCATATCTTCATTCAACACCATTTCCAATCACAAAGTAAGGGAGAAACTGAATTACAAGTTTATCCCAATACAAGAGAGCATCGACTTTCACCTGAACAATTATATTAACGACAAAAAGCTGAAGAAATGA